In Procambarus clarkii isolate CNS0578487 chromosome 13, FALCON_Pclarkii_2.0, whole genome shotgun sequence, the genomic stretch AATAGTTTAGTCAATTATGCATGTCGTAAATTTGGTAAAGCTCTGcagcagaaaaaaaaaaaaaattgaccacttTTTCACTCACCTGTAAATTAAAGTAGAGTAGAATAACCCAGTAAGCCAGGGGTACACTGATGATGATAGATAATGAGGAACCATGCTGGGCAGGGACTCTAGCAAATAATCAATTATAACACCTGAAAAAGTTTAAATATATTAGGCAAATCATTTTACACATTTACATTATGCAAGAAAAGTTAACTTTTGCCAAGCATTTTCAGTGTGACTATAACTGGAAGAGACTTGCAAATTTTGAGTTGAAGTGCGTACTTCAAATTTAATTACATTAAAAAATCACAATCAAATGCAAAACCAGGCAGCTTTGGCACTGCTTCACCTCCAGTCCTCAGTTCGGTATGGAGGACCCCTGCCAGGCAAGGTACCTGCCATGGGAGGTAAATAAAATGGAAATACTGTACTACGAACTTGGCCAGAAATGCATTGCTGCAGTCGACTGGCAAGATGAAACTTATGCCTCCCAACCCCATGAAAAATGGAAAGGGGTCGTCATTAATTATATGAAGCTTGGGGCATCCTTTACTCAAGGTTTTATAGAAATTATGCCAAACTGTCCAATAATCCTTCAAATTTGAAGCAGCCAATATATACAGTATCTGGCAAAATGCAAGCTCAAATACAAACTATAAACTACACTGAAAATACTGTCTCAATATTAAACACTTATAAATGCAAACAAATTTTGCAGCATTTGAAACAGGGACAACTTTAAATTTGAAAAACTTTTCATCTGATATCCAACATTACCAAATCATAACATGAAAATTACATAAAATATTAACTTTTAGGTCAGTTTTACCGAACTGTATACCTACTCAAGTACCAGAAAAGTCTTACCAGTAAGCATGGACGAGAAAAGAAGAGCTGGGAAGTAATGGTGGAAGTACAGGATACGGCCCATTGCATAGAATGGCAAGTAATGGAGACTCCATGCCAACACCAGCCAGCCACATGCTTCTAGCGTCTTGTCACGACGAGCTATacaatattttagatttttaagaaACTAAGAATCTTTAATTTTgtatattaaaaaacaaaaaggatggtgggggaggggagtaCATTGAGGTAACTGAAAATGGTTCATAAACATAATTAAGACAAACTAAATTTAATGTCCACGATAGTAAAATATTCCATTATGCCACATTTGAAGATTAGGATTTATGCCAAATTATCATGCTCACAATCCTTTTACAACACCCTAATACTTTATTGTTTGGCAATTGATAAATTACACTAGTGAATCCTCAATTTGCCAGAGTTTGAATAATGTGAATttacaccttttttttttttaaagcacaaGGGGAgaggattcacacattttatcaagtTAACATGATTATTCAACAAACTCTGCAATTATGAATATGTAAAGAAAGGGATTAATAGAGGAAATAAAATGCTTATATTAACTACAAGAAATTATCCACACGAGGAAGACTGATAAGATTGCCGTTATTAACTTTTGAACGCCACATCAGCGATAGTATTCCTTTTTGTCTTCCATCTCTTGCTTTTCAGATTATCTACATCTAGAGCCCTAACTTAgtctttaatattcataaaagACAGTCGTCTCAAGAGAACAAGGATTGGCACCAATTTGTTATTGCAAGAATTATAAGTACTATTTCATGCACAGCATGGGAGGGAGAGAAGTATTTGTGGTGGGGAAGTTGATAAGTACCTTTGTATAGTGCAATTTGATTTTGTCCACAACTGTAGTACATTTCTGTTTTTTCCATAAAATCTTCAATTCTATTTTCACAAATGGAATTTGAATTTTTTTATCCAGCAATGCATCACTTTTACAAATCAAAGATTTTGTTCATAATTTTTTGAACTAGTCAAAGCATTAATGAAAGGCTAAGTTGTTTTAACATTCACAAATCTTTAACCTCAAAATTGCTTGACGAGTCCCAACTATTTACAATATTAATACTGTAGTGAAATTTTTTAAATACACGAGGTCATTTTAACCATGCATTTAGTTGCATTGTTAGAATTGTTTGGGGTCACTTTCAGTGATACTCACCATATGGAGATGGTTAATAATACAGTACTAATAATTATATTACTACAGTATTCctaaactacatttacaaaaaagTTAACGTGTCAAAAGAACACATGGTACATCTTTAATTTACAACACCACAAACATGCCCAGCAATTAATACTGTAGGATTTTTAAAATGAGAACCAAGTCTTGCAAGACAGTGCAAACCCAATTCTTAAGATACTCAAATTAATTATAAGATATTGAATATTTACACCTTAAATTCAAAATAAATTTGAGACACCTACTGGACAATCTGTAATGTTACATTACTTAAACCTACCTTGGGTTTCAGCATCATCCACATTTCCTCTTTGTGTCCTGTAAGCATGGTAGAAATAGACGAGCACGAAAGCAGCCATCACAAGCAAGTTGCCCCACCAGATGATGGGGTTACCAAGAAGGTACACCTTGAAGCCATCAATTGCCGAAAACCATTGTCCCTAAACAAATACGACAAACATCACACAAAACTATTAAGACAAATTTACACACAATAACAATACTACACTACTACAGTACTTACCAGCAGGTGATAGCAATAAATTATTAAAAGTGGGATAATAAATACAAAACTCTTGTTCAATAACAAAGCCAGGCAGGTCAAGGGACAAGCGACATTCAGTTAATGAACAGATGTAGAACACCAGTTAAATTTTCCTAAAAAATTGCAATGTTGATTTGTAAAACGTAAGcaaataatattctacaaaaagtGAAACTCCAAAATAAATCGTGCTGCATACACATGTATCAGCATGCAAAGCTTTATGTGCAAACTCATGCTACATTAAAGCATTACAATACTATATTACCACTGATATCTATTACCTCTAACACCTGGAGAGATGTAATAGCCCCTCTTATTTTGAAATGAATTCCAGATGCTGAGTGTGAGGTAACATACTAAAGCCACAAGGTTGCCCCAGAATACTACCGGGTTCCCTAGAAGGTAAATGCGAGGCTTCCCACCTGAGAAATGCTGTCCCTAAAATGCAAGCAGAAGGTTAAAGTCATATGCAGGCAACCAAAATTATATCATGCCTATTTCTCATTTTCAACTAGCAGTGGTAGACATCCCCAGCAAGGATGGAAAAGTATTGTAGGAAACAGTTAAGACACTGGAAGCTATAAACCATGGAGCTTCAAGTTTACAAATTATAGGTGAACACTACTAAATTTGGTGGAAAGAACTTTCTGTTGAACAAGGTATTCTAAAATATCCACTCGGCCTCAATTTATCTGAACAAATATACCCACAATTCATATTCTTTAATGTATATTATTCTTGTGACTGGTAAAATTCTATACTCagagattttattttttttttatcgtaAAGGGATATTTTAATTTGTACTTCTTGCACAGTTCATATGTAACAGAGCCCTACCAGTTCTGGCTGAATGGTCTACGAGTATAATATATGGTACGTAGGCTCGGTATGGAGATAACTTTACAAGCTCAAGTGCTCATATCACTATCAAACTGTCAAAAAGCCAATTTCATCAGGcaaaaaaattaatacaaatttATAAAACTGCAATAGGCCTATCTGAACATGTGAGGCTCTACCAAAGTCAAACTTTGGGCCTACACTTTAAACAATGCAGTGTTCCAAAGTCATTATTCTACTTTAATTCATTCCATAATAAATCCAAATGATAGGATTAAACAATATTTTAAATTTCAGGACACTAGCACAATCCTTTCACATCTACATACCCTTATTAGGCATGCAATTTATGCTACAACTTTATCTTGATACTTAAGGTAGACCAATCTTTGCAGGTACATTAGCAAAGAAACTAGTGTACGGCTAAGGCTCATCATTTACCAAGTCCTTATTAAAAAGGATTACAAGCTTTTGTTACCTCCTTAAGTGAGGATACCATGATGCAAATAGCAGTTCAAACTTTTCATTTCTAAACTACAATACATTGAAGAGCTAACAACTAAAATTACTCGGCTGTTTTTGTTATAACAGAAAATATGCAAACCTTGAAGTTAATTGGCCACTGCCAAGGTTGAGAAGTTATTTCTCCTTCTTTGGGTTTGAGGCCAGAGTTGCCCTGGAACATAACCGTATGAGATTCTAGGAATTTCTCCAAGAAGTTTGGACCATAGATCTCAAAACTCGAGTTGGGTACTGAAAAAGAAAACACGTTAGGAAAAAAACATCAAAACATTCTAGGTCAACTAAAACCCTTGTCCGATTGTAGACTAAATGCTTCACTCCcttttatacatatacatatgctgTATTTGATTTGCTGGTATGCAAGTAAGTTTTTTATATAAAATTCTGAAATGCAGGAATACATTTTTATGCTACAAGTCAAGTGAATGAACAAGGACATTACACTAATTCACAGGTTTACCACATTCTTGGCAGAATACCAACTCCCACTTTCCACATTGTGTTTATGAACTTTTTGGGAGGGATTATTTTCTTGCATGATTGCACATACCTGTCTGGACTCATTTTATTCTGTACTAGGAGGATACCCAGCTCTGCCCAGGTCTCTCAGATCTATCCATtacctatccatctatccacatttatagtatatatacagtatatcctTTGAGAAAATCAAAATTGTACAGGCAATGGACACAAAACTTCAAATTCAACAGATCACTTTCCTGATTTCATGAAAATTGTTTAGGGGAAAGTGGGAGGGTGTTATATgctatatttcttaaagcatttaaccgAAACCTATTCCAACCAACTAttggggagctggtcggccaagtggacagcacgctggacttgtgatcctgtggtcctgggttcgatcccaggcgccggcgagaaacaatgggcagagtttctttcaccctatgcccccgttacctagcagtaaaataggtacctgggtgttagtcagctgtcacgggctgcttcctgggggtggaggcctggtcgaggaccgggccgcagggacactaaaaagccccgaaatcatctcaagataaccagcctAAGGTCTGTCCCATAACCAAGTGCATTTACCCTGCAAATTTTGCCCCCAAAATTTGCAGGGCTATCAAAGAGtatggcctccaactttggacccAGACAATTCTCTTGTATAGATGTGGTTTCAAAGTAAAGGGAGCATTTATTACCGATGTTTAAATAGGTTTTATACAGCAGGACAAAAATGGACTTCTGGATGTCTGCACTATTTTTTCTATATTTAAGTTTGATTTATGATGTTTTATATTTACAGTTTAAGAGGAACAATCTAAACCAATGCCTGCCTGTAGACAAATGTAAATTTTAAAATAGTTGAACTACATTGCttaagagggagggaattatcaagagaaaacgccaagccattacaactagcactgggaaggggtcgagatgggacaggggaaaaggaatgttgcccaaccaccgacagtctgggattgaacgccgacctgcatgaagctagactgtcgctctaccgtccaccccaagtggttgggtacattGCTTAAGAGCAACAGGAACCAGTTTCATGATCATTTTCCAGTGCCATTTTGTTTTAGGTCTATATAATGAGGCTTAAGATATAACATGCACACAACAAATTCAATAACCAAGCTTAATTACTTTAAAAATAGTTTCATGTCAATACAATCAGGCGGACATTATTAATAGGAAATCGGTCCAAGAACTAGAGCATAGGGCTCCGCTCTAATTACAGCACACCTTCACACATTATTGACTACAATTTAAGCCTTTTTATCCATTCTTCCTACAGCTATATGAAGCTTGCAAACATTTAAgtttaaagaaaaaaataaagacaTAACTACACAATGTAGAAATTTACAAACATTTGGCAAATGTGGCACGTCCAACATTGGTTCCCCTTCTCGACAGCACCTGGCACCTAACACCTTATTTAATAGTTTTAGTTCATACAGTACTTGTGCACATTTATTTACATACTTTTTTATATCCATCTCATGCAAATAGTTTTGAAAATAGCAAACTAATATTTTGTCATTAGTGAGAAACGCTTGGGGTTGGTCACAAAAATTCCCCCCTTTGAATGCATCAGATAGGCAGTAAACAACGCGCAACCAGGTAAactatgatttaaaaaaaaaattataccaatctTACACCTCATACCATTGGCTTCAAGTTTGCTAAACCGAGCCTTTTTCCTGTAAATTCTTTACTTCACCTCATCTCTATAAAGTACTGAATATTGCACATCCTGTTTCACAAGCACTTCAGAGAGGAATATATACTTTTAACATGTCAAAGTTTTGAAACAAATAAAGACAAGAACTGCAAAGAAATGCCAAGGTGCACGAAGGTAATCTCCACATCGTGGTGGATACCTACACTTTAAAGTTACTCGGTAATTGCTCAAGTCATCAGCTACAACTGGCAGTCACTAATGTGACATTCATTTATGTACAAGTACACTTACATTTTGGGAACACATTTTCTTCAATATTCCACAGGTTGTTAGAATCGTGCACATTTGGGTTACATGTCACTTCCATCTGCTCAAAGCCCCTGGGTTCAAAGAGTACATCAGGTATTAATAAAATGTCTATAAAAAAATTTTTACAGTATAGttcattaataaattattttgattgttaatttattatgcacctcaaaaATAAGGAAGCCAATTTTGAATCATTATTTCCAATATCTTTATATTTTGGCAATATGTAATGACTAAAATTCAGTATATGCTTTACCATTTAGGCAACTGTTTGTTATGCGACATAAGGGCACAGCCAACCAGGTAATGAACCAATCTAATCTTGTGAACTACCGTTTTCACCACTTCCTCCTCTTCACCCTTCACCACTTCCACACGCCATACATCGTTCACATCTCCTACACCATTCTGAAAGAAAAATGGCTTCAAAATTGAACATCTGCCATTATTTTTAAAACATTACAAGATAcacaaaatcacaatagcgtgatgcatcaaatgaataaatgcACAAGTGCCGCGATGAGGGGTTCGAACTTCACCCAtgatgatcccagatgcgcctaAATCGACTATGCCATGACATTAAAAGAATTAtaaccgggagtgctactgctactgctctcacacggatcttgcagcctctccaagacacaaaccaggattttacacaatttccccatgcacctgggctgttctacctcttcgccctcacttcaatacatacagaaatcacatGCAGAAAtcatgcatcatatgaacaaatccacaagggccccaagtgcatgggggaattgtgtaaaaccctagtTTGTGtccgagaggctgcaggatccgtgtgaattCAGTGGAAtgcctggttgcaattcttttccatgacatggcctagtcgactaaggcagcttctgggaacatcccggggtttgaaccctcatcacgacccttgtcGATTTATTCTTCCACTGGCTTATCACAAAGCAAGCAAGTATCCAGTTTCAGTGTTATTGCAATAATATTACTACAAACTTTTTACCCTAGTAAACATTTGCCACTTACACAAAAATAATTCAAAGAAAATAGCATTAcaaattaaaaaatttaaattatgcaAGGTGCTTCATGAATCTACTTGTCTGATTCACCTCAGGGATGGTGCACAAGAAAACCCCAAAATAAGGGTATATAGGGGTCTCTCAAGACAACACACAAGAGCAATGTTTAACTCACTTCGCCATATCCAGTAACCTGATGGTGACGCTTTGTAACAGGGGCCTGCTCACGATGTGAATGAAGATTTCTACCAGTGGGGACATGCTCAAGGCGAATAAGATCTCCATTCTTAACTAGCTCTACAGGGTCATCATCTTCCCAATCGCCAGGCTCTTCATTCCATTTCTTCACAAGCCTGCAACAAAAACCACAATGATATATCCataattaaccactgcactgcgcaagacACCCTTAGGCGCTCTGAAagttgtgctttttttttttcaattaggctatattttaatgcggTTTAATGCTTTAATTTCTCTTTAAATGGAAATAGTCGAGTTTGGAAACATTGACatttaactttacctgaacatttataaaagacAAAAATGTGTAACAATTGCACTAAAATGTTTTTGCCGAAACCAGGTGTGCAGTACAGTGGTTAACCAAAATACAAACTTATTCTAACTTCAAGCTGCTTGTATACACGACACTAAACAACCCACTAAGATttttgtcaaaaaaaaaaaaaaaaaaaccatcaATGACCAACCTTCAATAacaaccaccatcatcaacaatcattaccaacaacaacaaacaaaattGTGAACAGATGTTCCAGATGCTCCTTGAAAAGCACGACCCCAAAGCCTCTGAATAAACATACCTTGAAGCAATTTACAGCTTAGCATAAGGGGTATCCAAAATTCCAAGCATTTACCATTTGTTGTTGAAATCTTTGTGAGAATATGTTGTTATCTGCTGCTGCCGAGCTCCAGCGCCTTCAGGATACAAATGGATGTGAGAATGCAGATACCCACCACCTGTTCGGGTATTCTTCAGCGACACCTCTGCTCCATATGCGAGTTCTGTGCCGAATTAAAATGAATTAAACTTTAGTTTATATTAGTGTACTATACAAGACTGTGCCACATTCACAGGCAATAGAGTTGCCTCATCTCCCTTAACTGGGGAAATACCATTGATAAATCTTTAATATGATAACCAACCAAGGCACTAACTTGCCCAGCAGTAGCTCGTGTTGTTACTTTAATACTATCTATAAATGACAACTCACCAAGAGGCATGCTTGCATTATAGAGCGAGTTTCCCTCCAGCTGTGACTGGAATGCAGAGCTGTAGAAACCATCACCATTGCCACTGAAAATGTTAGACAAAAGATAAAaccttaacttaaaaatacaagtTTTTTTTCCTTTACATTTAATATACCTCTTGCAAAATCTTTATTACAGTATATTCCTATATTATCAGTCTAAAACTTGGATATTATAATATACCTTCTGCATAATACAGTCAGGTGAATGAAGaagtaaacaaaatagagaaacaCTGGCAGGACAATGAGACCCAAAGCACGAGCTAAGAAGTGCTTCGCCACGTAGATCTGTAATATTAAATTTCAATACAATCCACTCGAATATCAATAATTATTAAGAATAATTATCaagaataataaataattatcaagaaaaataataaaattattaatattaataattattaagaATAATTATTAAGATTaataaataatactaataattatcaataataattataataagtatattataattataatatttattattaatactACTAATAGTTattgtaattattaattaataaaaatataatataataaaataaaatacattataaataataattaataaaaataataatagccA encodes the following:
- the tw gene encoding protein O-mannosyl-transferase 2 isoform X2, whose protein sequence is MVLGEVKSGNGARVIEERRSTSRLSSCSPSQSCASRRGGRLHSTSAAQMAPNASKTGKSSPKASQGENTVDKVFLKYRRCDSPQTWWIVFGVVCLLAAATRFYNVGEPKHVVWDETHFGKFGSWYINRTFFFDVHPPLGKMLIGAFGYLTGYDGMFPFVKPGDSYEGVNYLGMRVCCTAMGACLVPFAFVIVWEMTFSLPAATLASSLILFDVGLLTLTQYILLDPILLFFIMGSVVGIVKFHSQRDRPFSFSWWAWLCFTGLMLSGSVSTKFVGLFVVIYVGLHTIKNLWDIYGDLNNSLIYVAKHFLARALGLIVLPVFLYFVYFFIHLTVLCRSGNGDGFYSSAFQSQLEGNSLYNASMPLELAYGAEVSLKNTRTGGGYLHSHIHLYPEGAGARQQQITTYSHKDFNNKWLVKKWNEEPGDWEDDDPVELVKNGDLIRLEHVPTGRNLHSHREQAPVTKRHHQVTGYGENGVGDVNDVWRVEVVKGEEEEVVKTVVHKIRLVHYLVGCALMSHNKQLPKWGFEQMEVTCNPNVHDSNNLWNIEENVFPKLPNSSFEIYGPNFLEKFLESHTVMFQGNSGLKPKEGEITSQPWQWPINFKGQHFSGGKPRIYLLGNPVVFWGNLVALVCYLTLSIWNSFQNKRGYYISPGVRARRDKTLEACGWLVLAWSLHYLPFYAMGRILYFHHYFPALLFSSMLTGVIIDYLLESLPSMVPHYLSSSVYPWLTGLFYSTLIYSFYLFAPLAYGMHNLDPSFENSTVHQIRWLDSWEF
- the tw gene encoding protein O-mannosyl-transferase 2 isoform X1, translating into MVLGEVKSGNGARVIEERRSTSRLSSCSPSQSCASRRGGRLHSTSAAQMAPNASKTGKSSPKASQGENTVDKVFLKYRRCDSPQTWWIVFGVVCLLAAATRFYNVGEPKHVVWDETHFGKFGSWYINRTFFFDVHPPLGKMLIGAFGYLTGYDGMFPFVKPGDSYEGVNYLGMRVCCTAMGACLVPFAFVIVWEMTFSLPAATLASSLILFDVGLLTLTQYILLDPILLFFIMGSVVGIVKFHSQRDRPFSFSWWAWLCFTGLMLSGSVSTKFVGLFVVIYVGLHTIKNLWDIYGDLNNSLIYVAKHFLARALGLIVLPVFLYFVYFFIHLTVLCRSGNGDGFYSSAFQSQLEGNSLYNASMPLELAYGAEVSLKNTRTGGGYLHSHIHLYPEGAGARQQQITTYSHKDFNNKWLVKKWNEEPGDWEDDDPVELVKNGDLIRLEHVPTGRNLHSHREQAPVTKRHHQVTGYGENGVGDVNDVWRVEVVKGEEEEVVKTVVHKIRLVHYLVGCALMSHNKQLPKWGFEQMEVTCNPNVHDSNNLWNIEENVFPKLPNSSFEIYGPNFLEKFLESHTVMFQGNSGLKPKEGEITSQPWQWPINFKGQWFSAIDGFKVYLLGNPIIWWGNLLVMAAFVLVYFYHAYRTQRGNVDDAETQARRDKTLEACGWLVLAWSLHYLPFYAMGRILYFHHYFPALLFSSMLTGVIIDYLLESLPSMVPHYLSSSVYPWLTGLFYSTLIYSFYLFAPLAYGMHNLDPSFENSTVHQIRWLDSWEF